In Streptomyces sp. NBC_00704, a genomic segment contains:
- a CDS encoding GNAT family N-acetyltransferase: MIEIGSLRPDDRAAWEALARGYKRFYRTEVPDEGYEEMWRRLRRGDEVHAVGARVDGELAGIAHYLFHATCWAAESCYLQDLYVAEAARGRGAARALIERVAEAARERGAARLYWTTREDNVTARALYDKVAACNGFVRYDHPLAQRGPAARGPAARARHRVAPPDACLEEGSPGRLG, translated from the coding sequence ATGATCGAGATCGGTTCGCTGCGCCCGGACGACCGCGCCGCCTGGGAAGCCCTGGCCCGCGGCTACAAGAGGTTCTACCGCACGGAGGTGCCCGACGAGGGGTACGAGGAGATGTGGCGCCGCCTGCGCCGGGGCGACGAGGTGCACGCCGTCGGCGCGCGCGTGGACGGGGAGTTGGCGGGCATCGCGCACTACCTCTTCCACGCCACCTGCTGGGCGGCCGAGAGCTGTTACCTCCAGGACCTCTACGTCGCCGAGGCGGCGCGCGGCCGGGGCGCGGCCCGGGCGCTGATCGAACGGGTCGCCGAGGCGGCGCGCGAGCGGGGGGCCGCCCGCCTGTACTGGACCACCCGGGAGGACAACGTGACCGCCCGCGCCCTGTACGACAAGGTGGCGGCCTGCAACGGGTTCGTCCGCTACGACCACCCGCTCGCCCAGCGCGGCCCGGCGGCCCGCGGCCCGGCGGCCCGCGCCCGCCATCGCGTCGCCCCGCCCGACGCATGCCTGGAGGAGGGCTCCCCTGGCCGACTCGGGTGA
- a CDS encoding helix-turn-helix domain-containing protein has product MVDTRTQDGAGEAIRTFPFPVEHSVGGVGMRIGPLDAGRTWHTDAPLDRVHRIDFHIVMLFDDGPVRHMIDFAEHEAAAGDLLWIRPGQVHRFSPSSEYRGTVLTMQPGFLPRATVEAAALYRYDLPPRLRPDAAQLGGLRAALAYLRGEYDDRSLPPAQHTAVLRHALSAFLLRLAHLAASGEEAARRQADTTFTLFRDAVERDFADNHSVSAYADALGYSRRTLVRAVRAATGETPKGFIDKRVVLEAKRLLAHTDLPIGRVGAAVGFPDAANFSKFFQLHTGHTPVAFRAELR; this is encoded by the coding sequence ATGGTGGACACACGTACCCAAGACGGCGCCGGTGAGGCCATCAGGACCTTTCCTTTCCCCGTCGAGCACAGCGTCGGCGGCGTCGGCATGCGGATCGGGCCGCTGGACGCCGGACGCACCTGGCACACGGATGCCCCGCTGGACCGGGTCCACCGCATCGACTTCCACATCGTGATGCTCTTCGACGACGGTCCGGTCCGCCACATGATCGATTTCGCCGAGCACGAGGCGGCGGCCGGGGACCTGCTGTGGATCCGCCCGGGCCAGGTCCACCGCTTCTCCCCGTCGAGCGAGTACCGCGGAACCGTCCTGACCATGCAGCCCGGCTTCCTGCCCCGCGCCACCGTCGAGGCCGCCGCCCTGTACCGCTACGACCTGCCGCCGCGCCTGCGCCCCGACGCGGCGCAGCTGGGGGGCCTGCGCGCGGCCCTGGCGTACCTGCGCGGGGAGTACGACGACCGGTCCCTGCCCCCGGCACAGCACACGGCGGTGCTGCGGCACGCGTTGAGCGCCTTCCTGCTGCGGCTGGCGCACCTCGCGGCCAGCGGCGAGGAGGCGGCGCGCCGGCAGGCCGACACCACCTTCACGCTCTTCCGGGACGCCGTGGAGCGGGACTTCGCGGACAACCACAGCGTCAGCGCCTACGCCGACGCGCTCGGCTACTCCCGCCGCACCCTCGTGCGCGCGGTCCGTGCGGCCACCGGCGAGACGCCGAAGGGGTTCATCGACAAGCGGGTCGTCCTGGAGGCGAAGCGGCTGCTGGCCCACACGGACCTGCCGATCGGCCGGGTGGGCGCGGCGGTGGGCTTCCCCGACGCGGCGAACTTCTCCAAGTTCTTCCAACTGCACACGGGACACACCCCGGTGGCCTTCCGCGCGGAACTGCGCTGA
- a CDS encoding glycoside hydrolase family 16 protein, which produces MSATSGIPRRRRALIAVLSTLGLAAAAAAAVTLPANASAPTPPTGWSQVFLDDFTGSAGTGVNASNWQYSTGTSYPGGPANWGTGEVETMTDSTANVSLDGNGNLRITPLRDSAGRWTSGRIETRRTDFQPPSGGKLRIEARIQMPNVTGTPAEGYWPAFWALGAPYRGNYQNWPGVGELDIMENVQGLNKVWATMHCGTSPGGPCNETSGIGNNVACPNSTCQSGFHTYATEWDRSVSPEAIRFYVDGVNYHTVTANQVDATTWNNATNHGYFVILNVAMGGGFPDAFGGGLDGDTQPGHPMVVDYVQVLQAAGGGSGTTTPTPPPSGNRDAYGTIQAESYDSQSGTITETTTDTGGGQNIGALTNGDWALYKGVNFGSSAATQFRARVAGGAAGGVSGLVEVRLDSRGAAPIGSFAVGNTGGWQSWRTIPANIGAVTGTHDVYLTFTSGQPADFVNVNWFSFGH; this is translated from the coding sequence GTGAGTGCAACCTCCGGCATCCCCAGAAGGCGACGCGCACTGATCGCCGTCCTCAGCACGCTCGGCTTGGCGGCCGCCGCGGCGGCGGCCGTCACGCTGCCCGCCAACGCCTCCGCGCCCACCCCGCCGACCGGGTGGTCGCAGGTCTTCCTCGACGACTTCACCGGCTCGGCCGGCACCGGCGTCAACGCCTCGAACTGGCAGTACAGCACCGGGACCTCGTATCCCGGCGGGCCGGCCAACTGGGGCACCGGCGAGGTCGAGACGATGACGGACAGCACCGCCAACGTCTCGCTCGACGGCAACGGCAACCTGCGCATCACCCCGCTGCGCGACTCGGCCGGACGCTGGACCTCGGGCCGCATCGAGACCAGGCGCACCGACTTCCAGCCCCCGTCCGGCGGCAAGCTGCGCATCGAGGCGCGGATCCAGATGCCGAACGTGACCGGCACCCCCGCCGAGGGCTACTGGCCCGCGTTCTGGGCGCTCGGCGCGCCCTACCGGGGCAACTACCAGAACTGGCCGGGCGTGGGCGAGCTGGACATCATGGAGAACGTCCAGGGCCTGAACAAGGTGTGGGCCACGATGCACTGCGGTACCAGCCCGGGCGGCCCGTGCAACGAGACCAGCGGCATCGGCAACAACGTCGCGTGCCCGAACTCCACCTGTCAGTCCGGCTTCCACACCTACGCGACGGAGTGGGACCGCTCGGTGTCCCCCGAGGCGATCCGCTTCTACGTCGACGGCGTCAACTACCACACCGTCACCGCGAACCAGGTCGACGCGACGACGTGGAACAACGCGACGAACCACGGCTACTTCGTCATCCTGAACGTCGCGATGGGCGGCGGCTTCCCGGACGCCTTCGGCGGCGGCCTGGACGGCGACACCCAGCCCGGCCACCCCATGGTGGTCGACTACGTGCAGGTCCTTCAGGCCGCGGGCGGTGGGAGCGGTACCACGACACCGACGCCTCCGCCGTCCGGCAACCGCGACGCCTACGGCACGATCCAGGCGGAGTCCTACGACAGCCAGTCGGGGACGATCACCGAGACGACGACCGACACCGGCGGCGGCCAGAACATCGGCGCCCTGACCAACGGCGACTGGGCGCTCTACAAGGGCGTGAACTTCGGTTCCTCGGCGGCCACCCAGTTCCGCGCACGGGTCGCCGGCGGGGCGGCCGGCGGGGTCAGCGGACTGGTCGAGGTGCGCCTCGACAGCCGCGGCGCCGCGCCGATCGGCAGCTTCGCCGTCGGCAACACGGGCGGCTGGCAGTCATGGCGGACGATTCCCGCGAACATCGGCGCGGTCACCGGCACCCACGACGTGTATCTGACGTTCACCAGCGGTCAGCCGGCGGACTTCGTCAACGTCAACTGGTTCTCCTTCGGCCACTGA
- the zwf gene encoding glucose-6-phosphate dehydrogenase yields MSTSSLGAAWENPLRDPRDRRLPRIAGPSGLVIFGVTGDLSRKKLMPAVYDLANRGLLPPGFSLVGFARRDWEDQDFAQVVHDAVREHSRTPFREEVWQQLAEGMRFVPGDFDDDTAFKQLKNAVEELDSSRGTGGNFAFYLSVPPKFFPKVVEQLKKHGLAKARNGSWRRAVIEKPFGHDLASAQELNAVVHDVFEPDQVFRIDHYLGKETVQNILALRFANTMFEPIWNRSFVDHVQITMAEDIGIGGRAGYYDGIGSARDVIQNHLLQLMALTAMEEPASFDAASLLTEKLKVLRAVKLPEDLGRHTVRAQYAGAWQGGAKVSGYLEEDGIDPASTTDTFAAVKLGVDNRRWAGVPFYLRTGKRLGRRVTEIAVVFQRAPHSPFDSTATEELGANAIVIRVQPDEGITVRFGSKVPGTSMEIRDVTMDFAYGESFTESSPEAYERLILDVLLGDANLFPRHQEVEESWRILDPIEEYWARHGRPAQYASGSWGPEEADEMLARDGRSWRRP; encoded by the coding sequence ATGAGCACCAGCAGTCTCGGCGCGGCCTGGGAGAACCCCCTGCGGGACCCCCGCGACCGGCGCCTGCCCCGCATCGCGGGCCCCTCCGGCCTGGTGATCTTCGGGGTGACGGGCGACCTCTCCCGCAAGAAGCTGATGCCGGCCGTCTACGACCTCGCCAACCGCGGTCTGCTCCCGCCGGGCTTCTCGCTCGTCGGGTTCGCCCGCCGCGACTGGGAGGACCAGGACTTCGCGCAGGTCGTCCACGACGCGGTGCGCGAGCACTCCCGGACCCCGTTCCGCGAGGAGGTGTGGCAGCAGCTCGCCGAGGGCATGCGGTTCGTCCCCGGCGACTTCGACGACGACACCGCGTTCAAGCAGCTCAAGAACGCCGTCGAGGAGCTGGACTCCTCCCGCGGCACGGGCGGCAACTTCGCCTTCTACCTGTCCGTGCCGCCGAAGTTCTTCCCCAAGGTGGTCGAGCAGCTCAAGAAGCACGGGCTGGCCAAGGCCCGCAACGGTTCCTGGCGGCGGGCGGTCATCGAGAAGCCGTTCGGGCACGACCTGGCCAGCGCCCAGGAGCTGAACGCCGTCGTGCACGACGTGTTCGAACCCGACCAGGTCTTCCGCATCGACCACTACCTGGGCAAGGAGACCGTCCAGAACATCCTGGCGCTGCGCTTCGCCAACACCATGTTCGAGCCGATCTGGAACCGGTCCTTCGTGGACCACGTGCAGATCACCATGGCCGAGGACATCGGCATCGGCGGCCGGGCCGGCTACTACGACGGCATCGGCTCGGCCCGCGACGTCATCCAGAACCACCTGCTCCAGCTGATGGCGCTCACCGCGATGGAGGAGCCCGCCTCCTTCGACGCGGCCTCGCTGCTCACCGAGAAGCTCAAGGTGCTCAGGGCGGTGAAGCTGCCGGAGGACCTGGGCCGGCACACCGTGCGGGCGCAGTACGCGGGCGCCTGGCAGGGCGGCGCGAAGGTGAGCGGCTACCTGGAGGAGGACGGCATCGACCCGGCCTCCACGACCGACACCTTCGCGGCCGTCAAGCTGGGTGTGGACAACCGCCGCTGGGCGGGCGTCCCGTTCTACCTGCGCACCGGCAAGCGGCTCGGCCGCCGCGTCACCGAGATCGCGGTGGTCTTCCAGCGGGCCCCGCACTCCCCGTTCGACTCCACCGCCACCGAGGAGCTCGGCGCGAACGCGATCGTCATCCGCGTCCAGCCCGACGAGGGCATCACGGTGCGCTTCGGCTCCAAGGTCCCCGGCACGTCCATGGAGATCCGCGACGTCACGATGGACTTCGCCTACGGCGAGTCCTTCACCGAGTCCAGCCCGGAGGCGTACGAGCGGCTCATCCTGGACGTGCTGCTCGGCGACGCCAACCTGTTCCCGCGCCATCAGGAAGTGGAAGAGTCCTGGAGGATCCTCGACCCGATCGAGGAGTACTGGGCCCGGCACGGCCGGCCCGCGCAGTACGCCTCGGGCAGCTGGGGCCCCGAGGAAGCCGACGAGATGCTCGCACGAGACGGACGGAGCTGGCGCAGGCCATGA
- the tkt gene encoding transketolase codes for MSTQTPNSFEWTDIDRRAVDTARLLAADAVQQVGNGHPGTAMSLAPVAYTIFQKVMRHDPADPEWTGRDRFVLSPGHTSLTLYTQLYLSGYELELDDLKRFRTHGSKTPGHPEYGHTAGVETTTGPLGQGVANAVGMAMAARFERGLFDPGTPAGESPFDHTVWGIVSDGDLQEGVSAEASSLAGHQKLGNLVLVYDDNHISIEGDTATAFSEDVLGRYAAYGWHTQRVEPAANGDVDVPALYAALTAARAETGRPSIISLRTVIAWPAPTAQGTGAAHGAALGADEVAATKRVLGFDPERAFEVSDDVLAHTRAALDRGAEAHAAWDKQLDAWRGTDPERAELFDRVVAGQLPEGWHEQLPVFEPGKGVATRAASGKVLQALGGVLPELWGGSADLAGSNNTTIDKTSSFLPEGNPLPEASPYGRTVHFGIREFSMAAEMNGIALHGNTRVYGGTFLVFSDYMRNAVRMSALMQLPVTYVWTHDSIGLGEDGPTHQPVEHLASLRAIPGLNVVRPADANETAIAWREILERHATRPAPHGLALTRQGVPTYAPNPDAAKGGYVLRDASSGTPDVVIVATGSEVQLAVAAREALEAEGIGTRVVSMPSVEWFEEQPLEYRERVLPPSVKARVAVEAGIGLTWHRFVGDAGRIVSLEHFGASADAGTLFAAYGFTAEHVAAAARESLAAARG; via the coding sequence ATGAGCACGCAGACCCCGAACAGCTTCGAGTGGACCGACATCGACCGGCGTGCCGTCGACACGGCGCGTCTCCTGGCTGCGGACGCCGTGCAGCAGGTGGGCAACGGTCACCCCGGGACCGCGATGAGCCTGGCCCCGGTCGCCTACACGATCTTTCAGAAGGTGATGCGGCACGACCCCGCGGACCCGGAGTGGACCGGGCGTGACCGCTTCGTCCTGTCCCCCGGCCACACCTCGCTGACGCTCTACACGCAGCTGTACCTGTCCGGCTACGAGCTGGAGCTGGACGACCTCAAGCGCTTCCGCACCCACGGCTCGAAGACGCCCGGCCATCCCGAGTACGGGCACACCGCGGGCGTGGAGACGACCACCGGCCCGCTCGGCCAGGGCGTCGCCAACGCCGTGGGCATGGCGATGGCGGCCCGGTTCGAGCGCGGCCTGTTCGACCCCGGAACCCCGGCGGGCGAGTCGCCGTTCGACCACACCGTCTGGGGGATCGTCTCGGACGGCGATCTCCAGGAGGGCGTCTCGGCCGAGGCCTCCTCGCTGGCGGGCCATCAGAAGCTCGGCAACCTGGTCCTCGTCTACGACGACAACCACATCTCCATCGAGGGCGACACCGCGACCGCGTTCTCCGAGGACGTGCTGGGGCGGTACGCCGCCTACGGCTGGCACACCCAGCGCGTCGAGCCCGCCGCAAACGGCGACGTCGACGTCCCGGCCCTGTACGCGGCCCTGACGGCGGCCCGGGCCGAGACCGGGCGGCCGTCGATCATCTCGCTGCGCACGGTCATCGCCTGGCCCGCACCCACCGCGCAGGGCACCGGCGCCGCGCACGGCGCCGCCCTCGGCGCGGACGAGGTCGCCGCCACCAAGCGCGTCCTCGGCTTCGACCCTGAGCGCGCCTTCGAGGTGTCCGACGACGTCCTGGCCCACACCCGTGCGGCCCTCGACCGGGGCGCCGAGGCGCACGCCGCCTGGGACAAGCAGCTCGACGCGTGGCGCGGCACGGACCCCGAGCGCGCCGAGCTGTTCGACCGGGTGGTGGCCGGCCAGCTGCCCGAGGGCTGGCACGAGCAGCTCCCGGTGTTCGAGCCCGGCAAGGGCGTCGCCACCCGCGCCGCGTCCGGCAAGGTGCTCCAGGCCCTCGGCGGCGTCCTGCCCGAGCTGTGGGGCGGCTCCGCCGACCTCGCCGGCTCCAACAACACGACGATCGACAAGACGTCGTCGTTCCTGCCCGAGGGCAACCCGCTGCCCGAGGCGAGCCCGTACGGCCGCACCGTGCACTTCGGGATCCGCGAGTTCTCGATGGCCGCGGAGATGAACGGCATCGCCCTGCACGGCAACACCCGTGTCTACGGCGGCACGTTCCTGGTGTTCTCCGACTACATGCGCAACGCGGTGCGCATGTCGGCGCTGATGCAGCTGCCGGTGACGTACGTGTGGACGCACGACTCCATCGGCCTCGGCGAGGACGGCCCCACCCACCAGCCCGTCGAGCACCTCGCCTCGCTGCGCGCCATCCCCGGCCTGAACGTCGTGCGCCCGGCCGACGCCAACGAGACCGCCATCGCCTGGCGCGAGATCCTCGAGCGGCACGCGACCCGGCCGGCCCCGCACGGACTGGCCCTCACCCGGCAGGGAGTGCCGACGTACGCGCCCAACCCCGATGCGGCCAAGGGCGGTTACGTCCTGCGGGACGCCTCCTCCGGGACGCCCGACGTCGTGATCGTCGCCACCGGTTCCGAGGTGCAGCTCGCGGTGGCGGCGCGGGAGGCGCTGGAGGCCGAGGGGATCGGCACGCGGGTGGTGTCGATGCCGTCCGTGGAGTGGTTCGAGGAGCAGCCGCTCGAGTACCGCGAGCGCGTGCTGCCCCCCTCGGTGAAGGCCCGGGTGGCGGTCGAGGCGGGCATCGGCCTGACCTGGCACCGCTTCGTGGGCGACGCGGGCCGCATCGTCTCCCTGGAGCACTTCGGGGCCTCCGCCGACGCCGGGACCCTGTTCGCCGCCTACGGCTTCACCGCCGAGCACGTCGCCGCCGCGGCCAGGGAATCGCTGGCCGCCGCGCGCGGTTGA
- a CDS encoding MarR family winged helix-turn-helix transcriptional regulator, whose translation MRELHADTGYLLYRLGLRSGQLFNTFLQESGLRLRHYAVLRFLATSEGALQRELSARLGYDPSAIVGLVDDLERQGFAERRPAPDDRRSRIVALTEQGRAFLRGTDEAGRRVTNELLDPLDAAGRETLHALLLRIAGDGLA comes from the coding sequence ATGCGCGAACTGCACGCGGACACCGGCTATCTGCTCTACCGCCTGGGGCTGCGCTCGGGTCAGTTGTTCAACACGTTCCTCCAGGAGTCGGGGCTGCGGCTGCGCCACTACGCGGTGCTGCGGTTCCTGGCCACGTCCGAGGGCGCGCTCCAGCGCGAGCTGAGCGCACGGCTCGGGTACGACCCCAGCGCGATCGTCGGCCTGGTGGACGACCTGGAACGGCAGGGCTTCGCCGAACGCCGGCCCGCCCCGGACGACCGGCGCAGCCGGATCGTCGCCCTCACCGAACAGGGCCGCGCGTTCCTGCGCGGCACCGACGAGGCGGGCCGACGCGTGACGAACGAGCTGCTCGACCCCCTCGACGCGGCCGGACGCGAGACGCTGCACGCGCTGCTGCTGCGGATCGCCGGGGACGGACTGGCCTGA
- the tal gene encoding transaldolase translates to MIEVTEATATAGALKRLSDEGVSVWLDDLSRERIRSGALARLVETRGVVGVTTNPSIFQAAIGSGAGYEEQLADLAVRGVTVDEAVRMLTTADVRAAADVLRPVFAATDGLDGRVSIEVDPRLAHDTAATVAEARQLAWLVDRPNVMIKIPATKAGLPAITEVVGLGISVNVTLIFSLERYRDVMDAYLAGLEKARAAGLDLTLIRSVASFFVSRVDAETDKRLTAVGTDEALALKGRAALANARLAYQAYEEVFGPADAPDRAGARFAALAGAGANPQRPLWASTGVKDPAYKDTLYVDGLVAPGTVNTMPEATLDAAADHGDITGDTVTGGYAAARADLAAVEALGVSYDEVVTRLEDEGVAKFTAAWQDLLDAVTKSLTSKGVDAT, encoded by the coding sequence ATGATCGAAGTGACCGAAGCGACCGCGACCGCGGGAGCCCTCAAGCGCCTGTCCGACGAAGGCGTCTCCGTCTGGCTGGACGACCTGTCGCGCGAGCGGATCCGCTCGGGCGCTCTCGCCCGCCTCGTCGAGACGCGGGGCGTCGTCGGCGTGACCACCAACCCGTCCATCTTCCAGGCGGCCATCGGCTCCGGCGCGGGCTACGAGGAGCAGCTCGCCGACCTGGCGGTGCGGGGCGTCACGGTCGACGAGGCCGTGCGGATGCTGACGACCGCCGACGTGCGGGCCGCGGCCGACGTCCTGCGCCCGGTGTTCGCGGCCACGGACGGCCTCGACGGCCGGGTCTCCATCGAGGTGGACCCCCGGCTGGCCCACGACACGGCGGCCACCGTCGCCGAGGCCAGACAGCTCGCCTGGCTGGTCGACCGCCCCAACGTCATGATCAAGATTCCGGCGACCAAGGCGGGACTGCCCGCGATCACCGAGGTCGTCGGTCTCGGCATCAGCGTCAACGTCACGCTGATCTTCTCGCTGGAGCGCTACCGGGACGTCATGGACGCCTATCTGGCGGGCCTGGAGAAGGCGCGGGCCGCGGGCCTGGACCTGACGCTGATCCGGTCCGTGGCGTCCTTCTTCGTCTCCCGTGTCGACGCCGAGACCGACAAGCGGCTGACGGCCGTCGGCACCGACGAGGCCCTCGCGCTGAAGGGCCGGGCGGCGCTCGCCAACGCCCGGCTGGCCTACCAGGCGTACGAGGAGGTCTTCGGCCCGGCCGACGCCCCGGACCGCGCCGGCGCCCGCTTCGCGGCGCTGGCCGGGGCGGGCGCGAACCCGCAGCGTCCGCTGTGGGCGTCGACCGGGGTGAAGGATCCTGCCTACAAGGACACGCTGTACGTGGACGGGCTGGTCGCGCCGGGCACGGTCAACACCATGCCCGAGGCCACGCTGGACGCCGCCGCCGACCACGGCGACATCACCGGCGACACGGTCACCGGCGGTTACGCCGCGGCCCGCGCCGACCTGGCCGCGGTGGAGGCGCTCGGCGTCTCCTACGACGAGGTCGTCACCCGGTTGGAGGACGAGGGTGTCGCCAAGTTCACGGCGGCGTGGCAGGACCTTCTGGACGCGGTCACGAAGTCGCTGACGAGCAAGGGAGTTGACGCCACATGA
- the opcA gene encoding glucose-6-phosphate dehydrogenase assembly protein OpcA: protein MKIDLTDTTASKINKALVKGRRAIGTPAVGMVLTMVIVTDEENAYDSIKAAEEASHEHPSRTLVVIKRHARSPRDRTNSHLDAEVRVGADAGTGETVVLRTYGEVSDHADSVVLPLLLPDAPVVVWWPVDAPDNPAKDPLGALAQRRITDLYAVENPLATLEARVRSYAPGDTDLAWTRLTPWRSMLAAALDQARVPIVSGAVEAEADNPAAELLARWLEARLKVTIDRVVTDGPVVTAVRLGTADGEVVIDRPEGPLATLSLPGQPSRTLALKVRTTSELIAEELRRLDADEMYAVALRGEATKETVSHV, encoded by the coding sequence ATGAAGATCGACCTGACCGACACCACTGCAAGCAAGATCAACAAGGCGCTGGTGAAGGGCCGCCGCGCGATCGGCACACCGGCCGTGGGCATGGTCCTGACGATGGTCATCGTCACGGACGAGGAGAACGCCTACGACTCGATCAAGGCCGCCGAGGAGGCCTCGCACGAGCATCCCTCGCGCACCCTGGTCGTCATCAAGCGGCACGCCCGCAGCCCGCGCGACCGCACCAACTCCCACCTCGACGCCGAGGTGCGGGTGGGCGCGGACGCGGGCACCGGCGAGACCGTCGTCCTGCGCACGTACGGCGAGGTGTCCGACCACGCCGACTCGGTCGTCCTGCCGCTGCTGCTGCCGGACGCGCCCGTCGTCGTGTGGTGGCCGGTGGACGCGCCGGACAACCCGGCCAAGGACCCGCTGGGCGCGCTGGCCCAGCGCAGGATCACCGACCTGTACGCCGTCGAGAACCCGCTGGCGACCCTGGAGGCCCGGGTGCGCTCCTACGCGCCCGGCGACACCGACCTCGCCTGGACCCGGCTGACGCCGTGGCGCTCGATGCTCGCGGCGGCGCTGGACCAGGCCCGGGTGCCGATCGTCTCGGGCGCCGTGGAGGCCGAGGCCGACAACCCGGCCGCCGAGCTGCTGGCCCGCTGGCTGGAGGCCCGGCTGAAGGTGACGATCGACCGCGTCGTCACCGACGGGCCGGTCGTCACGGCCGTGCGCCTGGGCACCGCGGACGGCGAGGTCGTCATCGACCGCCCGGAGGGCCCGCTGGCCACGCTCTCCCTGCCGGGCCAGCCATCGCGCACCCTCGCGCTGAAGGTCCGCACCACCTCTGAACTCATCGCCGAGGAGCTCAGGCGCCTCGACGCGGACGAGATGTACGCCGTCGCCCTGCGGGGCGAGGCCACCAAGGAGACCGTCTCTCATGTCTGA
- a CDS encoding IclR family transcriptional regulator yields MDRGVLAAHSRSASERLLSVLAAFDHTHAALSLSDISRRAGLTLTTAHRLVGALTEWGALERDPAGVYHVGLRLWEVAALAPRGLALRQVALPFLEDLYEATHENVQLAVRDGSEVVYTEWLSGRSAVGVHIRVGARWPLHVTGVGLALLAHCDSALQEAYCAGPLAAYTSHTITDPARLRRVLAEVRRGGVAVSSRQVTDDALSVAAPVRGPDGAVTAAVSVVVPYADARVPVLAPAVRLAARGISRALGWRPRSRED; encoded by the coding sequence ATGGACCGGGGCGTCCTCGCCGCACACTCCCGTTCCGCGTCCGAGCGGCTGCTGTCGGTGCTGGCCGCGTTCGACCACACGCATGCCGCGCTCTCCCTGAGCGACATCAGCCGTCGCGCCGGGCTCACCCTCACCACCGCGCACCGGCTGGTGGGCGCGCTGACCGAGTGGGGCGCCCTGGAGCGGGACCCGGCCGGCGTCTACCACGTGGGGCTGCGGCTGTGGGAGGTCGCGGCGCTCGCGCCGCGCGGCCTGGCGCTGCGCCAGGTGGCGCTGCCCTTCCTGGAGGACCTGTACGAAGCCACGCACGAGAACGTCCAGTTGGCGGTTCGGGACGGGTCCGAGGTCGTCTACACCGAGTGGCTGTCGGGGCGTTCGGCCGTCGGCGTGCACATCCGGGTGGGCGCCCGCTGGCCCCTGCACGTCACCGGTGTGGGGCTGGCGCTGCTGGCGCACTGCGACTCCGCGCTGCAAGAGGCCTACTGCGCAGGGCCGTTGGCCGCGTACACCTCCCACACCATCACCGACCCGGCACGGCTGCGCCGGGTGCTGGCCGAGGTGCGGCGCGGCGGGGTGGCGGTGAGCAGCCGTCAGGTCACGGACGACGCCCTGTCGGTGGCCGCCCCGGTGCGCGGACCGGACGGCGCGGTGACCGCCGCCGTCTCGGTCGTCGTACCGTACGCCGACGCCCGGGTGCCGGTGCTGGCGCCGGCCGTGCGCCTCGCCGCCCGCGGCATCTCCCGCGCCCTGGGCTGGCGGCCGCGGAGCCGGGAGGACTGA
- a CDS encoding SDR family NAD(P)-dependent oxidoreductase yields MPSIDLTGKVAVVTGGGRGLGLAYAHALAARGAAVVLNDVDEAVAEQAVKSLVEAGGRAVAEVVPVGTAEAAERLVNRAVAEFGRLDVLVANAGILRDRVLWKMTDDDFDAVLTTHLRGTFTCARAAAVRMREQGEGGTLILVGSPAGQRGNFGQTNYAAAKAGIAAFARTWSMELGRAGITVNAIVPVAATAMTETIPAFAPYVEALKNGEPFPDFLRKGEGFGTPEDCAALVPFLASDAARGITGQAIGIGGDKVALWSHPQEIRAAYADGGWTPESLADVFPASVGAELQTVGIPAPTFPEA; encoded by the coding sequence GTGCCCAGCATCGATCTCACCGGCAAGGTCGCCGTCGTCACCGGCGGCGGCCGGGGCCTCGGCCTCGCCTACGCCCACGCCCTGGCCGCCCGCGGCGCCGCCGTGGTCCTCAACGACGTCGACGAGGCGGTCGCCGAACAGGCCGTGAAGTCCCTCGTAGAGGCCGGCGGCAGGGCCGTCGCCGAGGTGGTGCCGGTCGGGACGGCCGAGGCCGCCGAGCGGTTGGTGAACCGGGCCGTGGCGGAGTTCGGCCGGCTCGACGTCCTGGTCGCCAACGCGGGCATCCTGCGCGACAGGGTGCTGTGGAAGATGACCGACGACGACTTCGACGCCGTGCTCACCACCCACCTCAGGGGCACCTTCACCTGCGCCCGCGCCGCCGCCGTGCGGATGCGGGAGCAGGGCGAGGGCGGCACGCTGATCCTCGTCGGCTCGCCCGCCGGCCAGCGCGGCAACTTCGGCCAGACGAACTACGCGGCCGCCAAGGCGGGCATCGCCGCCTTCGCCCGCACCTGGTCGATGGAGCTGGGCCGCGCCGGCATCACCGTCAACGCGATCGTCCCGGTGGCCGCCACCGCCATGACCGAGACGATCCCCGCCTTCGCCCCGTACGTCGAGGCCCTGAAGAACGGCGAGCCGTTCCCGGACTTCCTGCGCAAGGGCGAGGGGTTCGGCACCCCCGAGGACTGCGCGGCCCTCGTGCCGTTCCTGGCCTCCGACGCCGCCCGCGGCATCACCGGCCAGGCCATCGGCATCGGCGGCGACAAGGTGGCACTCTGGTCGCATCCGCAGGAGATCCGGGCCGCCTACGCCGACGGCGGCTGGACGCCGGAGAGCCTGGCCGACGTCTTCCCCGCCTCGGTCGGCGCCGAGCTCCAGACGGTCGGCATCCCGGCCCCCACGTTCCCGGAGGCGTGA